The sequence GCGAGCTGGAACTCACCCGCTCAAACGTCTCGAACCATCTGACGTGTCTGCGCGATTGCGGGATTGTCGTCGCTGAACCAGAGGGCCGGCAGACGCGCTACGAGATCTCGGACCCGCACCTTGCTGCAGCGTTGACCGCACTGGTGGATGTTGCGTTGGCTGTCGACGAGAATGCACCGTGCGGGGATACATCCTGCACAGTGCCCGGATGTTGCGGGACGCAGGCGCGGGCGTGAGCGCGGTCGAGAAGTCCCAGGTGGAGGGGACTGTAGTCGACGACGACGATGACGATTACGACGGGCCGTGGTGGAAGGATCGCGGGATCATGGTCCCGGTGTTCTCCGGTATCGCGTTCCTTTCGGGCCTGATCTGTGAGTGGTCCAGTGCAGAGATCCCGGCACTGGTGCTGTTCTGGATCGGTCTGCTGCTGGGCGCGTCGACATTCACGCCGGGGGCGATCCGGAAGCTATTCACGGGCAAGCTCGGCATTAGCCTGCTGATGACGATCAGCGCTGTCGGCGCGGTCATCCTCGGCTACGTAGAGGAAGCAGCTGCGCTGGCGTTCCTATACTCGATTGCTGAAGCGCTCGAGGACAAGGCGATGGACCGCGCCCGCGGTGGTCTTCGCGCACTGTTGAAGCTCATCCCCGACACTGCGATGGTGCGCCGTGGCGGGGCCTCGGTCGAGATCGCAGCGAAGGACCTTGCTGTTGGGCAGATCATGCTCGTTCGTCCCGGGGAACGGATCGCGACCGACGGAATCGTCCACTCCGGCCGATCCAGCCTGGACACCTCCGCGATCACCGGCGAGTCAATCCCGGTCGAAGTCGAGCCCGGCCATGCTGTCTCAGCCGGCGCGATCAACACCGCCGGGGCGCTTGAGGTCGAGGTCTCCGCGGCGGGTACGGACAACTCCCTGACCACGATCGTGGAACTGGTCGAGCAAGCACAGGCCGAGAAGGGCGACCGTGCGCGTCTTGCGGACCGGATCGCCCGCCCCCTGGTTCCCGGCGTGCTGATCCTTGCCGCACTGGTCGCACTGATCGGCTCCCTGTTCGGAGACCCAGAGCTGTGGATCACCCGTGCTCTGGTCGTTCTGGTCGCGGCCAGCCCCTGTGCGCTGGCGATCTCGGTGCCGCTCACGGTCGTCGCCGCGATCGGTGCAGCCAGCAAGTTCGGTGTGATTATCAAATCCGGCGCCGCCTTCGAACGCTTCGGTACGATCCGCCACGTCGCCGTAGACAAGACCGGCACGCTAACCCGCAACCAACCGGCCGTCACCGCGGTCCTCACCGCCGACGGTGTGACCGAGCGTCAGGCGCTGGAGTGGGCGGCCGCGCTGGAACAACACAGCACCCACCCGCTAGCTGCGGCGATCACCGCCGCAGCGCCTGGAGTTCCCGCGGCAGTTGATGTGATTGAAGAGGCAGGCCATGGCATAGAAGGTACGATCGGTGCGTCTCGGATCACCGTCGGCAGCCCCCGCTGGCTGGACGCGGGCCAGCTCGGAAGCCAGGTCACCGGCATGGAAGAGCAGGGCATGACCGTCGTCATCGTTCACCGCGACGGTAGACCAGCTGCCGCGATCGGCGTCCGCGACGAACTGCGCCCCGAGGTCCCCGAGGTCATCCGCACCCTCGCCGACCAAGGTGTCGGTGTGACAATGCTCACCGGCGACAACACCCGTACCGCGCATACCCTCGCAGCGCAGGCCGGCATCAGCGACGTCCGCGCCGAACTCCGACCCGAGGACAAGGCCGCCGCGATCGGCGAGCTATCCCGGGCGGGGTCGGTCGCAATGATCGGCGACGGCATCAACGACGCCCCCGCTCTCGCCGCCGCCGACATTGGCATTGCAATGGGGGCGTCCGGTTCGGACGCCGCGATCGAGTCCGCAGACGTCGCCTTCACCGGGTATGACCTGCGACTCATCCCGCGCGCATTCGACCACGCCCGCCGCGGCCGACGCATCATCAACCAAAACATCGTCCTGTCGCTGCTGATCATCACCGCCCTGCTCCCGCTAGCACTGTTCGGCGTCCTCGGGCTGGCCGCCGTCGTATTGGTCCACGAGGTCGCGGAAGTCATCGTGATCCTCAACGGGCTCCGCGCCGCGCGCACCCGAAAGACGATCTCGTGACCACGCAGGGTGCCGGGGCACCTGCCGAAACGGCTACAGAAGAGGCTCAAAAGTCCGTGTCCGGTCGCAAGCGTAGAAAGAGGTCTCATCGTGCGCTCGGTATCACTCTCGCCGTCACCGCTCTCGGGCTGATCCTTGACCAGGTCACGAAGATGCTCGCGATTGCACAGCTGTCAACGGGCAGCCGTGTCCCACTCGTCGCAGACGCTCTCTCACTGTTGCTTGTTAGAAATCCAGGAGCCGCGTTCTCCGTCGGCTCAGGATCCGCGTGGGTGTTCACGGTCATCGGGGTCCTCACCGCGGCCGTGATGATCGGCGTCGCCGTGCGACTACGGGGCATCCGCTGGGGCATTGCGCTGGGCCTCATACTTGGTGGCGCGGTCGGCAATCTTGCAGACCGGCTCCTGAAACCGCCGTCCTTCGGGCAAGGGCACGTCACTGACTTCATCGCTTATGGCAACCTCTTCGTCGGAAATGTCGCCGATATCCTCATCGTCAGCGGTGTCCTACTTTGTTTGATCTTTCTCTTCTCGGGTCACAAACCGAGACTGCACCCTTCCCTAAACGCAGATCCGAATCGAGGATGAGGGGACTGATCGAGCGAGTTCGGCGGCAACAATCGAACCGCTGCGACCTGCAACACGGTGAATGGGACATTGATGGGTAGCACCGGAAGCGCAATAGCCCAGGCCTCTCTGCTGGTTTCCTTCCCCGTCGCGGCAGCAATCATCGGTTCAGTAGTCTCGGTTCTTCGACCTCCTGGCCCCAGACTCACGAGCGCAGTCCAACACTTCGCCGCCGGCGTTGTGCTCGCAGCGTTAGCAGGCGAAATCCTTCCCGACCTCCGTCAGGAAGGCAATCTGGGCTGGGCAGTTGCCGGCTTCACAGCCGGAACTGCCGTAATGCTCACCCTCGGCGCCCTCGGACGCAAAATCGAAAGTAAACCCAAAGACGACACCGCGTCCGTCGTCCCACTCGGCTTGATCATCGCCGTAGGGATCGACCTGCTCCTCGACGGACTCCTGGTCGGGCTGAGCTCAACCCTGGATAGTAAACAGGGGCTCATTATCACCATCGCTCTCACGATCGAGATCCTCTTCATCGGGCTCTCCGTCACCACATCCCTCAATCAAACAGGGCTCAGTCGTCGTCGTTCCGTCATCATCAGCAGCAGCCTCGGCTTCACCACCGCCCTCGGCGCAATCCTCGGAGCAGCGCTCCTCGCTGGTGCTTCGTCGGCGACCCTGGCGGCGGTGCTTGCCTTCGGCGGCGCCGCCCTGCTCTACCTCGTCGTAGAAGAACTCCTCACCGAAGCTCACGAACAAGAAGAAACCACGCTACTTGGCGCCATGTTCTTCCTCGGCTTCCTCACGATCTACATTCTCGGCGTACTCTGACACACAAGAGTCGCGTTACTGATCGCCCCTATGCGTGGATCAAGGCCCGCCAGACTAGGGACGACTACCGGATTTTCGAACGCAACCAGTACCGGGACGCAAACCGGAATGACTGGGTCCGGATAACAGAGACATGACCCATGACACGGTGATGCTCATTGGCGGTCGGGCTCGGAGGGCTTCTTACTCCCGTGGGCTTTTCGCAAACTCAGGATGTGAGTGTGTCGTCGTACGAAGAGCCGTTTTTGGTACATGTGAGCAGCAACGGTAGCCCTCCGGTTCTCAATTGCTTCGCGGTGAACTCCGCGGTTCGCGTGCCACGCGTCTTGACTTGAGTTTCGTTCCGTGGCTTACTGTTTATACCCCTAGGGGGTATGAATGGTGAGGTGTGGTGTTGGTCGGGTACTCGGATAACAAGGATGCTCTTTTGAAGCGGCTGAGTCGTGCGGAGGGGCAG comes from Subtercola boreus and encodes:
- a CDS encoding heavy metal translocating P-type ATPase, giving the protein MVPVFSGIAFLSGLICEWSSAEIPALVLFWIGLLLGASTFTPGAIRKLFTGKLGISLLMTISAVGAVILGYVEEAAALAFLYSIAEALEDKAMDRARGGLRALLKLIPDTAMVRRGGASVEIAAKDLAVGQIMLVRPGERIATDGIVHSGRSSLDTSAITGESIPVEVEPGHAVSAGAINTAGALEVEVSAAGTDNSLTTIVELVEQAQAEKGDRARLADRIARPLVPGVLILAALVALIGSLFGDPELWITRALVVLVAASPCALAISVPLTVVAAIGAASKFGVIIKSGAAFERFGTIRHVAVDKTGTLTRNQPAVTAVLTADGVTERQALEWAAALEQHSTHPLAAAITAAAPGVPAAVDVIEEAGHGIEGTIGASRITVGSPRWLDAGQLGSQVTGMEEQGMTVVIVHRDGRPAAAIGVRDELRPEVPEVIRTLADQGVGVTMLTGDNTRTAHTLAAQAGISDVRAELRPEDKAAAIGELSRAGSVAMIGDGINDAPALAAADIGIAMGASGSDAAIESADVAFTGYDLRLIPRAFDHARRGRRIINQNIVLSLLIITALLPLALFGVLGLAAVVLVHEVAEVIVILNGLRAARTRKTIS
- the lspA gene encoding signal peptidase II, with amino-acid sequence MSGRKRRKRSHRALGITLAVTALGLILDQVTKMLAIAQLSTGSRVPLVADALSLLLVRNPGAAFSVGSGSAWVFTVIGVLTAAVMIGVAVRLRGIRWGIALGLILGGAVGNLADRLLKPPSFGQGHVTDFIAYGNLFVGNVADILIVSGVLLCLIFLFSGHKPRLHPSLNADPNRG
- a CDS encoding ZIP family metal transporter, with amino-acid sequence MGSTGSAIAQASLLVSFPVAAAIIGSVVSVLRPPGPRLTSAVQHFAAGVVLAALAGEILPDLRQEGNLGWAVAGFTAGTAVMLTLGALGRKIESKPKDDTASVVPLGLIIAVGIDLLLDGLLVGLSSTLDSKQGLIITIALTIEILFIGLSVTTSLNQTGLSRRRSVIISSSLGFTTALGAILGAALLAGASSATLAAVLAFGGAALLYLVVEELLTEAHEQEETTLLGAMFFLGFLTIYILGVL
- the cmtR gene encoding Cd(II)/Pb(II)-sensing metalloregulatory transcriptional regulator CmtR, producing the protein MLTIASRLDVMNRLGRAMADPTRSRILMTLLGGPSYPAVLSRELELTRSNVSNHLTCLRDCGIVVAEPEGRQTRYEISDPHLAAALTALVDVALAVDENAPCGDTSCTVPGCCGTQARA